The following are encoded together in the Solenopsis invicta isolate M01_SB chromosome 14, UNIL_Sinv_3.0, whole genome shotgun sequence genome:
- the LOC120359558 gene encoding uncharacterized protein LOC120359558, which translates to MIKLEFLSNNPDLILTRADKGNTTVAMNRLDYKNKMTALLSDEDTYKKIAKDPIRQITSKSRLLLARWRDSDYISNVKYRTLYCSDGTLPRAYGLPKLHKVGYPLRIIISSIDSPLYDLASYLHTTISKSVPEANSHVSDSFQLVNKLSGAQLDDNFILISLDVVSLFTNIPIELAINSISNRWEYISKNCKIPKAEFLNAVRFVLKSTYFKFDDITYKQNFGTPMGSPLSPIIADLVLQDLETEVLSALDFQVPFFLRYVDDIATAVPRDMVNFTLDKFNSFHPRLQFTIEIGNERLNFLDTTIILNEKTVEFDWYHKPTFSGRYLNFHSWHPVSQKRGVVICLVDRVFLLSHPKYHRKNLEFTVSILLENDYPLDFIFKIIRERLRCLFVGRSKKQLLDNTSEEFKKISWFTVPYVPSISERFINIFRNSNSKTAFYSLNKLSRFIKVQKDTLPISSCKDVVYKISCRDCDASYVGQTGRQVKTRISEHRNHIRRNVSSQSVITDHRIECGHDFDWDGVKVLDHEKFYHKRLISEILYIKQQCNGLNLQSDTDFLHHAYLSIVDSL; encoded by the coding sequence atgataaaattagaatttctttCTAATAACCCCGATTTAATTCTTACTAGAGCAGATAAGGGCAACACTACTGTCGCCATGAATCGTCttgactataaaaataaaatgactgCATTACTGTCAGACGAagatacatacaaaaaaattgccAAAGATCCTATCCGACAAATAACAAGCAAGTCGAGGTTGCTTCTTGCGAGATGGAGAGATTCTGATTATATATCCAATGTAAAATACAGAACACTTTATTGTAGTGATGGGACACTCCCGAGAGCCTATGGGTTGCCAAAGCTGCATAAAGTCGGTTACCCTCTACGAATTATTATATCCTCCATTGACAGTCCACTGTATGATCTTGCGAGTTATTTGCACACGACAATATCCAAGAGCGTACCGGAGGCAAACAGCCACGTTAGTGACAGTTTTCAATTGGTGAATAAGCTTTCCGGTGCACAGCTTGATGAtaactttattcttatttctCTCGATGTGGTATCCCTTTTTACTAATATACCAATCGAGTTAGCCATTAACAGTATCTCTAATAGATGGgaatatatctcaaaaaattgcAAGATTCCTAAAGCCGAATTTCTGAATGCCGTACGCTTCGTCTTAAAATCaacgtattttaaatttgacgataTTACATACAAACAAAACTTTGGCACGCCCATGGGCTCTCCTTTGTCTCCTATCATCGCGGACCTGGTGCTGCAGGATCTTGAGACGGAGGTGCTAAGTGCATTGGATTTCCAAGTACCCTTCTTTCTTCGATATGTTGATGATATCGCCACGGCGGTTCCTCGAGACATGGTGAATTTtacattagataaatttaactcATTCCACCCGAGATTACAATTCACCATTGAAATTGGAAACGAAAGGTTGAATTTTTTGGACACCACTATCATCCTGAACGAAAAAACTGTTGAGTTTGATTGGTATCACAAGCCAACTTTTTCGGGGCGATACCTTAATTTCCACTCTTGGCACCCTGTCTCACAGAAACGCGGCGTTGTCATATGTCTTGTCGACCGAGTTTTTCTTTTGTCCCACCCAAAATATCACAGGAAGAACTTGGAATTCACCGTCAGCATCCTTTTAGAAAATGACTATCCTcttgactttatttttaaaatcattcgaGAACGACTCAGATGCCTTTTCGTGGGGAGATCAAAAAAACAGTTACTTGACAATACAtctgaagaatttaaaaaaatctcttggtTCACCGTTCCGTATGTTCCCTCAATTTCAGAaagattcataaatatttttagaaattccaATTCAAAAACCgctttttatagtttaaataaattgagtAGATTCATTAAGGTTCAAAAAGATACTCTTCCAATCTCTTCCTGTAAGGACGTTGTTTACAAGATCTCATGTCGTGATTGCGATGCGTCTTATGTCGGACAAACTGGCAGACAAGTTAAAACCCGCATTTCAGAACACCGTAACCATATTCGCAGAAACGTCTCTTCTCAGTCCGTTATCACTGACCACAGGATTGAGTGCGGTCATGATTTCGACTGGGATGGCGTTAAGGTTCTCGATCATGAGAAATTTTATCATAAGCGActgatttctgaaattttatacattaaacaaCAATGTAACGGGCTCAATTTACAATCTGACACGGATTTCTTACACCACGCATATTTATCTATTGTCGACAGTTTATAG